The following proteins come from a genomic window of Corallococcus sp. NCRR:
- a CDS encoding pilus assembly protein, producing MRRLRRDERGQAMVLGVVVMLVLAVTIMTSVGIGQGVYEKIKLQDAADAQAYSLAVKEARAYNFLAYTNRAMIVHYSAMLTLMSYVSHAVYLDRTIGVAAKYLQYIPGIGAIFTAVKTAIDAWKVTVETVSRLLIPVITALNIALWLAQEAMLTGTLFDLYTTKGHGDVIAKTDPRAEVTEDMDSGQSFNNASVSSLFGNPSDINYSNAKNFLHVLDDGPFSSSPTMGVDPTGMLTRGKLVTGNKLSDPNMAKYRLLMGNLANGVRRPWTAEGQGPILIGRRWEFNLCVVIGQLRIRKTADSQIKSFDENFENNRKDQLFASDDIRIEVRPTCFLFGWSDVFRLRFRAAADNRGGFHQEYGSNKTDDHHPWLGITPFITSDTSFVSPRQNHFGYPCNLIVLGKDMGAEKSGKKPVYELENLKNNAFMEGSGDGKYNTAENNDEGIRESYLDMTWEYVGGKQDGYAADFRQRTGGMMAMAVGRAIYHRPNAWKEEPNFFNPLWTARLAPVQTHWDADHLKWLVPAWEDSEWLIQGINY from the coding sequence TTGCGAAGACTGCGGCGCGACGAGCGCGGGCAGGCCATGGTGCTTGGGGTGGTGGTCATGCTGGTGCTGGCCGTCACCATCATGACGTCGGTGGGCATTGGCCAGGGCGTCTACGAGAAGATCAAGCTGCAGGACGCCGCGGACGCGCAGGCGTACTCGCTGGCGGTGAAGGAGGCGCGGGCCTACAACTTCCTCGCGTACACCAACCGCGCGATGATCGTGCACTACTCCGCGATGCTCACGCTGATGTCCTACGTGAGCCACGCGGTGTACCTGGACCGCACCATCGGCGTCGCGGCCAAGTACCTGCAATACATCCCCGGCATTGGCGCCATCTTCACGGCCGTGAAGACGGCGATAGATGCCTGGAAGGTGACGGTGGAGACCGTCTCACGACTGCTCATCCCCGTCATCACAGCGCTCAACATCGCGCTCTGGCTGGCCCAGGAGGCCATGCTCACGGGCACCCTCTTCGACCTCTACACCACGAAGGGGCACGGGGACGTCATCGCGAAGACCGACCCTCGGGCGGAGGTCACCGAGGACATGGACTCCGGGCAGTCCTTCAACAACGCGTCCGTGTCCTCGCTGTTCGGCAACCCGAGCGACATCAACTACTCCAACGCCAAGAACTTCCTGCACGTGCTGGACGACGGCCCCTTCAGCAGCAGCCCCACCATGGGCGTGGACCCCACCGGCATGCTCACGCGGGGCAAGCTGGTGACGGGCAACAAGCTGTCGGATCCGAACATGGCCAAGTACCGCCTGCTGATGGGCAACCTGGCCAACGGCGTGCGCCGGCCGTGGACGGCCGAGGGCCAGGGGCCCATCCTCATTGGCCGCAGGTGGGAGTTCAACCTGTGCGTCGTCATTGGCCAGCTGCGCATCCGCAAGACGGCGGACAGCCAGATCAAGAGCTTCGACGAGAACTTCGAGAACAACCGCAAGGATCAGCTCTTCGCATCGGACGACATCCGCATCGAGGTGCGCCCCACCTGCTTCCTGTTCGGCTGGAGCGACGTCTTCCGGCTGCGCTTCCGGGCGGCGGCGGACAACCGGGGCGGCTTCCACCAGGAATACGGCAGCAACAAGACGGATGACCACCACCCGTGGCTGGGCATCACGCCGTTCATCACGTCCGACACCAGCTTCGTCAGCCCCCGGCAGAACCACTTCGGCTACCCGTGCAACCTCATCGTCCTGGGCAAGGACATGGGCGCGGAGAAGTCCGGCAAGAAGCCCGTCTACGAGCTGGAGAACCTGAAGAACAACGCGTTCATGGAGGGCAGCGGCGACGGCAAGTACAACACCGCGGAGAACAACGACGAGGGCATCCGCGAGTCGTACCTGGACATGACCTGGGAGTACGTGGGCGGCAAGCAGGACGGCTACGCGGCGGACTTCCGCCAGCGCACGGGCGGCATGATGGCCATGGCGGTGGGCCGCGCCATCTATCACCGCCCCAACGCGTGGAAGGAGGAGCCCAACTTCTTCAACCCGCTCTGGACCGCGCGCCTGGCGCCCGTGCAGACGCACTGGGACGCGGATCACCTCAAGTGGCTGGTGCCCGCATGGGAGGACAGCGAATGGCTCATTCAAGGCATCAACTACTGA
- a CDS encoding pilus assembly protein, with protein MRRSRASRGAATVELALLAPLLVVLVLWANYFWEVQRARIKMAELARFVAFERTMRQDVSTIAAEARQRYQDLDGSTKTGTLGTAYRNGLTIQVQAQNADAPLEGVEMSKMGGQAGVGGIAGAAIGALGGSPEQLVQDMGFDPSVGAVQADVRVRMVNHIIPREVALYTTGFDGNQLDLNFQEHFYLFHDTWKAWGPGDAPSQTYPRVEQLTHDRSSKIVYAGVSGGAMNSISAVLSVLGLDFPFSDEYIRQSVLIRAVPDAGRFNAVRPTRTVPGDVLQAAYWRNDTSYCYGNCEPNDIRTKRGLSNSGGRGDNWPMRSYRCRGNFFQGAIISNQPESVYTQSTTAAAAYFRYNSDACTP; from the coding sequence ATGCGCCGGAGCCGCGCATCGCGGGGAGCGGCGACGGTGGAGCTGGCGCTGCTGGCGCCGCTGCTCGTCGTGCTCGTCCTCTGGGCGAACTACTTCTGGGAGGTGCAGCGCGCGCGCATCAAGATGGCGGAGCTGGCGCGCTTCGTGGCCTTCGAGCGCACCATGCGCCAGGACGTCTCCACCATCGCGGCGGAGGCGCGCCAGCGCTACCAGGACCTGGATGGCTCCACCAAGACGGGAACCCTGGGCACGGCCTACCGCAACGGCCTCACGATCCAGGTGCAGGCCCAGAACGCGGACGCGCCGCTCGAAGGCGTGGAGATGTCCAAGATGGGCGGGCAGGCCGGCGTGGGCGGCATCGCGGGCGCGGCCATTGGCGCGCTGGGCGGCTCGCCGGAGCAGCTGGTCCAGGACATGGGGTTCGACCCCAGCGTGGGAGCGGTCCAGGCGGACGTGCGGGTCCGGATGGTCAACCACATCATCCCCCGGGAAGTGGCCCTCTACACGACCGGCTTCGACGGCAACCAGCTGGACCTGAACTTCCAGGAGCACTTCTACCTCTTCCACGACACGTGGAAGGCGTGGGGGCCAGGGGACGCTCCGTCGCAGACGTATCCGCGCGTGGAGCAGCTCACGCATGACCGCTCCAGCAAGATTGTCTACGCGGGCGTCAGCGGCGGGGCCATGAACTCCATCTCGGCGGTGCTGTCCGTGCTGGGGCTCGACTTCCCCTTCTCCGACGAATACATCCGCCAGTCCGTGCTCATCCGCGCGGTGCCAGACGCGGGCCGTTTCAACGCGGTCCGGCCGACGCGCACGGTGCCCGGTGACGTGCTCCAGGCCGCCTACTGGCGCAACGACACCAGCTACTGCTACGGCAACTGCGAGCCCAACGACATCCGCACGAAGCGCGGCCTCTCCAACTCCGGAGGCCGGGGCGACAACTGGCCCATGCGCTCCTACCGGTGCCGGGGGAACTTCTTCCAGGGCGCGATCATCTCCAACCAGCCGGAGTCCGTCTACACGCAGTCCACGACGGCGGCGGCGGCGTACTTCCGCTACAACAGCGACGCCTGCACCCCATGA
- a CDS encoding NAD-dependent epimerase/dehydratase family protein gives MKVFVLGATGYIGGSVAARLMAAGHQVVGTARTQDKARELEARGIQATVASFDDLDALARLAKEADAVINAASADERRVVEALIAALKGSGKHFIHTSGSSIVATDAGGELTPGVHDEDTPIEPVPEKVARISLDKTVLDAAKDGIHTNVICPCLIYGKGLGLNPDSVQLPPLIRYARETGTARYIGKGENVWSNVHIEDLADLYLLVLERAPAGTFYFAENGEANFRDVVTAIGKSLHLPVGSMPLQDGERRWGVELGRLALASNSRIRAKRARALGWKPHRPSVFDVLAELK, from the coding sequence ATGAAAGTCTTCGTGTTGGGCGCGACGGGGTACATCGGCGGGTCGGTGGCGGCGCGGTTGATGGCGGCGGGGCACCAGGTGGTGGGCACCGCGCGGACGCAGGACAAGGCGCGGGAGCTGGAGGCGCGCGGCATCCAGGCGACGGTCGCCTCGTTCGATGACCTGGACGCGCTCGCGCGGCTGGCGAAGGAAGCCGACGCGGTCATCAACGCGGCGTCCGCGGACGAGCGCAGGGTGGTGGAGGCGCTGATCGCCGCGCTCAAGGGCTCCGGCAAGCACTTCATCCACACCAGCGGCTCCAGCATCGTCGCCACTGACGCAGGCGGCGAGCTGACCCCGGGCGTGCACGACGAGGACACGCCCATCGAGCCCGTGCCGGAGAAGGTGGCGCGCATCTCGTTGGACAAGACGGTGCTGGACGCCGCGAAGGACGGCATCCACACGAACGTCATCTGCCCGTGCCTCATCTACGGCAAGGGGCTGGGGCTGAACCCGGACAGCGTGCAGCTGCCGCCGCTCATCCGGTACGCGCGCGAGACGGGCACGGCGCGCTACATCGGCAAAGGGGAGAACGTCTGGTCCAACGTGCACATCGAGGACCTGGCGGACCTGTACCTCCTGGTGCTGGAGCGCGCGCCGGCCGGGACGTTCTATTTCGCGGAGAACGGCGAGGCGAACTTCCGCGACGTGGTGACGGCCATCGGCAAGAGCCTCCACCTGCCCGTGGGCAGCATGCCCCTCCAGGACGGAGAGCGGCGCTGGGGCGTGGAGCTGGGGCGGCTGGCGCTCGCGTCCAACAGCCGCATCCGCGCGAAGCGGGCCCGCGCGCTGGGCTGGAAGCCGCACCGGCCCTCCGTGTTCGACGTGCTCGCGGAGCTGAAGTAG
- a CDS encoding TetR/AcrR family transcriptional regulator yields the protein MGITERKERQRAELREHILRVARDMVMKEGFGALSMRKLADAVEYAPATLYLHFENRDAIARELCVRGFQELLALLEPAAAVKEPVERLSRLAQAYLSFGLEHPETYRLIFMEDPKLSAELFQDKQHGEGPRSFALLVRACEDLKAAGRAPEATPAEQLAEVFWAGLHGIISLKLTCTGFQGSPAEVLAQTLVATLVQGSKPGKRTR from the coding sequence ATGGGCATCACGGAGCGCAAGGAGCGACAGCGGGCGGAGCTGCGGGAGCACATCCTCCGGGTGGCTCGGGACATGGTGATGAAGGAGGGGTTCGGGGCCCTCTCCATGCGCAAGCTGGCGGACGCGGTGGAGTACGCGCCCGCGACGCTCTACCTGCACTTCGAGAACCGCGACGCCATCGCGCGCGAGCTGTGCGTGCGCGGGTTCCAGGAGCTGCTCGCGCTGCTGGAGCCGGCGGCCGCCGTGAAGGAGCCGGTGGAGCGGCTGTCACGCCTGGCCCAGGCCTACTTGAGCTTCGGCCTGGAGCACCCGGAGACCTACCGCCTCATCTTCATGGAGGACCCCAAGCTGTCCGCGGAGCTCTTCCAGGACAAGCAGCACGGAGAAGGCCCCCGGTCCTTCGCATTGCTGGTGAGGGCTTGCGAGGACCTCAAGGCGGCCGGCCGGGCCCCGGAGGCCACACCCGCGGAGCAGTTGGCGGAGGTCTTCTGGGCGGGGCTGCACGGCATCATCAGCCTCAAGCTCACCTGCACCGGATTCCAGGGATCACCGGCGGAGGTGCTGGCGCAAACGCTCGTCGCCACGCTGGTGCAGGGCTCGAAACCCGGAAAACGCACCCGGTAG
- a CDS encoding NAD-dependent epimerase/dehydratase family protein yields the protein METMALFGASGVIGQSVARALQAQGRGYRVVGRSEGSLRREFGADPRAEVVTWNPEDPASIRAAARGVRTLIYMVGVNYWQFHLHPELMRRTLDAAIAEGVERVVLIGTVYPYGLPRAATVTESHPREPNSYKGRMRKAQEDLLLEADAAGRIKGTILRLPDFYGSGVERSFLYRAFVAANQGKRAPLIGPLDAPHEFVFVDDVGPIVTALMDEPRAYGRFWNLAGAGVTTQREMVKEMYAQAGHAPKTMTMGKGMVRLAGLFDPFMRELVEMYYLLTNPVLLDDSALRGLLGTVHKTPYAEGIRQTLAALRREQEAKAAPARAAATT from the coding sequence ATGGAAACGATGGCGTTGTTCGGGGCCTCGGGCGTCATCGGTCAGTCCGTGGCGCGGGCGCTCCAGGCACAGGGGCGGGGTTATCGGGTGGTGGGGCGCTCGGAGGGCAGCCTGCGCAGGGAGTTTGGCGCGGACCCCCGGGCGGAGGTGGTGACGTGGAATCCGGAGGACCCGGCCTCCATCCGTGCCGCGGCGCGGGGCGTGCGGACCCTCATCTACATGGTGGGGGTGAACTACTGGCAGTTCCACCTGCACCCGGAGCTGATGCGCCGCACGTTGGACGCGGCCATCGCGGAGGGCGTGGAGCGGGTGGTGCTCATCGGCACGGTGTATCCGTACGGCCTGCCGCGCGCCGCGACGGTGACGGAATCCCATCCGCGCGAGCCGAACTCCTACAAGGGCCGCATGCGCAAGGCCCAGGAGGACCTGCTGCTGGAGGCGGACGCCGCGGGCAGGATCAAGGGCACCATCCTCCGGCTGCCGGACTTCTACGGGTCGGGCGTGGAGCGCAGCTTCCTGTACCGGGCCTTCGTCGCGGCGAACCAGGGGAAGCGCGCGCCGCTCATCGGGCCGCTGGACGCGCCGCATGAGTTCGTCTTCGTGGACGACGTGGGCCCCATCGTCACCGCGCTGATGGACGAGCCGCGCGCGTACGGCCGCTTCTGGAACCTGGCGGGCGCGGGCGTCACCACCCAGCGCGAGATGGTGAAGGAGATGTACGCGCAGGCAGGCCACGCGCCGAAGACGATGACGATGGGGAAGGGGATGGTGCGGCTCGCGGGCCTCTTCGATCCCTTCATGCGCGAGCTGGTGGAGATGTACTACCTGCTCACGAACCCCGTGCTGCTGGACGACTCCGCGCTGCGCGGGCTTCTGGGCACGGTGCACAAGACACCGTACGCGGAAGGCATCCGCCAGACGCTCGCGGCGCTGCGCCGCGAGCAGGAGGCGAAGGCCGCTCCGGCCCGGGCCGCCGCGACGACCTGA
- a CDS encoding DUF1501 domain-containing protein has product MTTTRRQFLRRATQGLGFLAAAAALPRWVGNAQASTLNGYAGSRVAVCVFLLGGNDSNNLIVPVEANAYAAYLDARPTVGLKSTELDLISPSNLPATFGMPRTLSRLRAHFQSGRAAFVCNVGPMVLPLTKADYLAGGTSVPENLFSHSDQQDAWASALANPGSSPVTSDIKVTGWGGRAADKLHMLNTSTPPDYPEVTSFGGKPRFCVGAERKPMVVAPDGTLAFRTVNTPPSDFDLLQQSALADVMAAQDGNALETAYAGVFTTAQGFSSARAAAREAAWAQLPEVTRLTIDHYFEPTPTEDTPRWTLHTQLYQVVRDLVAGAMPVSAGGLGLKRQVLSVGFGSFDTHQNENVDQPKLFEQLDFALDAFQKAMALLETQPAFGANAPQATLFTMSDFNRTLQENGDSGTDHAWGGHAIVLGSRVAGGAFYGTFPNLDLTGSLDGSTDERGRWIPTLSVEQYGWTLASWLGLTSTERDYVFPNLTGYLADAVARNFPAQARRAKVGFMLD; this is encoded by the coding sequence ATGACCACGACCCGTCGCCAGTTCCTCCGGCGCGCCACGCAGGGCCTGGGCTTCCTGGCCGCCGCGGCCGCCCTTCCCCGCTGGGTGGGCAACGCCCAGGCGTCCACCCTCAACGGCTACGCCGGCAGCCGCGTGGCCGTCTGCGTCTTCCTGTTGGGAGGCAATGACAGCAACAACCTCATCGTCCCGGTGGAGGCCAACGCCTACGCGGCGTACCTGGATGCACGCCCCACCGTCGGCCTGAAGAGCACCGAGCTGGACCTCATCAGCCCCTCGAACCTGCCCGCCACCTTCGGCATGCCCCGGACGCTCTCGAGGCTGCGCGCGCACTTCCAGTCGGGCCGCGCCGCGTTCGTGTGCAACGTGGGCCCGATGGTGCTCCCGCTGACCAAGGCGGACTACCTGGCCGGCGGCACGTCCGTGCCGGAGAACCTCTTCTCCCACAGCGACCAGCAGGACGCGTGGGCGAGCGCCCTGGCCAACCCCGGCTCCAGCCCCGTCACCTCCGACATCAAGGTCACGGGCTGGGGCGGCCGCGCGGCGGACAAGCTGCACATGCTCAACACCAGCACGCCCCCGGACTACCCGGAGGTGACGTCGTTCGGTGGAAAGCCGCGCTTCTGCGTGGGCGCCGAGCGCAAGCCCATGGTGGTGGCCCCGGACGGCACGCTCGCGTTCCGCACCGTCAACACGCCGCCGTCGGACTTCGACCTGCTCCAGCAGTCGGCGCTGGCGGACGTGATGGCGGCGCAGGATGGCAACGCGCTGGAGACGGCCTATGCGGGCGTGTTCACCACGGCGCAGGGCTTCTCCTCCGCCCGCGCCGCCGCGCGCGAGGCGGCCTGGGCGCAGCTGCCCGAGGTCACCCGCCTGACCATCGATCACTACTTCGAGCCCACGCCCACGGAGGACACCCCGAGGTGGACGCTGCACACGCAGCTCTACCAGGTGGTGCGAGACCTGGTGGCGGGCGCAATGCCGGTGAGCGCGGGGGGCCTGGGCCTCAAGCGCCAGGTGCTCTCCGTGGGCTTCGGCTCCTTCGACACGCACCAGAACGAGAACGTGGACCAGCCGAAGCTCTTCGAGCAGCTGGACTTCGCGCTCGACGCCTTCCAGAAGGCGATGGCGCTGTTGGAGACGCAGCCCGCGTTCGGCGCCAACGCGCCGCAGGCCACGCTCTTCACCATGAGCGACTTCAACCGGACGCTGCAGGAGAACGGCGACAGCGGCACGGACCACGCCTGGGGCGGCCACGCCATCGTCCTGGGCAGCCGCGTGGCGGGCGGGGCGTTCTACGGCACCTTCCCCAACCTGGACCTGACGGGCTCGCTGGATGGCTCCACGGACGAGCGGGGCCGGTGGATCCCCACGCTCTCGGTGGAGCAGTACGGCTGGACGCTGGCGTCCTGGTTGGGGCTGACCAGCACCGAGCGCGACTACGTGTTCCCCAACCTCACCGGCTACCTGGCGGACGCGGTGGCGCGCAACTTCCCGGCGCAGGCGCGCAGGGCCAAGGTGGGCTTCATGCTGGACTGA
- a CDS encoding TadE family protein: protein MKRSPSTHPGESGQALVESALVIPVMVFLILGILQLGTLHHARLMTEYAAYRAARAGIVNSGDCEIMKKAAYVALLPTLGPPKSGGKGRVDTLINVALVHDAYTDEKLEDQNQRYQEVNLERVRVEVLNPRRSQLPTLFSSYGSHLSGLEVDFDDIRNAQVIEANLLTVRITYFYEMRIPFANWQLHAFYMGREALNGLAMRGVNFTTQKVNGGSLTDHLEDQGTGKSKDHKKIRTLAESNVFAIPVVSTYSMRMQSNFLNGAHGPTSCAVDG from the coding sequence ATGAAAAGGTCCCCTTCAACCCATCCCGGTGAGTCGGGTCAGGCGCTCGTGGAGTCGGCGCTGGTCATCCCGGTGATGGTGTTCCTCATCCTGGGCATCCTCCAGTTGGGGACGCTCCACCATGCGCGGCTGATGACGGAATACGCCGCGTACCGGGCGGCGCGCGCGGGCATCGTCAACAGCGGCGACTGCGAGATCATGAAGAAGGCGGCCTACGTGGCGCTGCTGCCCACCCTGGGGCCACCGAAGTCCGGCGGCAAGGGCCGCGTGGACACGCTCATCAACGTGGCGCTGGTCCATGACGCGTACACGGACGAGAAGCTCGAGGACCAGAACCAGCGCTACCAGGAGGTGAACCTGGAGCGCGTGCGGGTGGAGGTGCTCAACCCCCGCCGCAGCCAGCTGCCCACCCTCTTCTCCTCCTATGGCTCGCACCTGTCGGGCCTGGAGGTGGACTTCGACGACATCCGCAACGCGCAGGTCATCGAGGCCAACCTCCTCACGGTGCGCATCACGTACTTCTACGAGATGCGCATCCCGTTCGCGAACTGGCAGCTGCACGCCTTCTACATGGGCCGCGAGGCGCTCAACGGCCTGGCCATGCGGGGCGTCAACTTCACCACCCAGAAGGTGAACGGCGGCAGCCTCACGGACCACCTGGAGGACCAGGGCACGGGGAAGAGCAAGGACCACAAGAAGATCCGCACGCTCGCTGAAAGCAACGTCTTCGCCATCCCCGTCGTGTCCACCTATTCGATGCGCATGCAGTCCAACTTCCTCAACGGCGCGCATGGCCCCACCTCGTGCGCCGTGGACGGCTAG
- a CDS encoding DUF1800 domain-containing protein — MLRRTALALALCATSCTQADGPSATESPPPEQQEVLGRAEQAAESLETPGEANSIRFLEQSSFGPKLARAVLPAPVGTVEHVMAVGITQSLTEQFALQPAAPYDGESAQDLGSQFFQRAVTGEDQLRQRVAFALSQILVVSQNGIPESTRTPYPDSKVALAGYMNLLSQHAFGNFRTLLEEVTKNPAMGRYLDMANNRAFDRDGNPIDPNENYAREMLQLFTLGTDKLNIDGTPLLDANGNRQRAYSEEQVKAFAHALSGWTWNATACPARGAANSTPDYKNPLMPCDNNHDKSQQVLLRGVTTTAGGTITTHLTQALNNVFNDANVPPFISKQLIQHLVTSNPTPGYVRRVANVFKNDGTGTRGNLEAVVRAILEDTEARGAQPPLALRPGYGHLRSPALFVTQVVRWLDPTLDTATKDPGLKLSTWSRSMNQWVPRAPSVFSYYPPNAPLPGADGLVGPEFAILDTATITARANFLHEFLYSGAATNAGITVDYDLLPSTNTDLVAYLGRYWLHGTMAPELEQKLLTAMGDSRANSLIRKKKLALYLTFLSPSFQIQR, encoded by the coding sequence ATGCTCCGTCGCACCGCCCTGGCCCTCGCCTTGTGTGCCACGTCCTGCACACAGGCCGATGGGCCTTCCGCAACAGAGTCCCCTCCCCCCGAACAGCAGGAAGTCCTGGGCCGGGCCGAACAGGCCGCGGAGTCCCTGGAGACGCCTGGCGAGGCGAACAGCATCCGCTTCCTGGAGCAGTCCTCCTTCGGCCCCAAGCTGGCTCGCGCCGTGCTCCCCGCGCCGGTGGGCACCGTGGAGCACGTGATGGCCGTGGGCATCACCCAGTCGCTCACGGAGCAGTTCGCGCTCCAGCCCGCCGCGCCGTACGACGGAGAGAGCGCCCAGGACCTGGGCTCGCAGTTCTTCCAGCGCGCGGTGACGGGAGAGGATCAGCTGCGCCAGCGCGTGGCGTTCGCGCTCAGCCAGATCCTCGTCGTCTCCCAGAACGGCATCCCGGAGTCCACGAGGACGCCGTACCCGGACTCCAAGGTGGCGCTCGCGGGGTACATGAACCTGCTGTCGCAGCACGCCTTCGGCAACTTCCGCACGCTGCTGGAGGAGGTGACGAAGAACCCCGCCATGGGCCGCTACCTGGACATGGCGAACAACCGCGCGTTCGACAGGGACGGCAACCCCATTGATCCGAACGAGAACTACGCGCGGGAGATGCTCCAGCTCTTCACGCTGGGCACGGACAAGCTGAACATCGACGGCACCCCGCTGCTGGACGCCAACGGCAACCGGCAGCGCGCGTACAGCGAGGAGCAGGTGAAGGCCTTCGCGCACGCGCTGTCTGGCTGGACCTGGAACGCCACGGCGTGTCCGGCCAGGGGCGCGGCCAACAGCACGCCCGACTACAAGAACCCGCTGATGCCCTGCGACAACAACCACGACAAGAGCCAGCAGGTGCTCCTGCGGGGTGTCACCACCACCGCGGGTGGGACCATCACCACGCACCTGACGCAGGCGCTGAACAACGTCTTCAACGACGCCAACGTCCCGCCCTTCATCAGCAAGCAGCTCATCCAGCACCTGGTCACGAGCAACCCGACTCCCGGCTACGTCCGGCGCGTGGCCAACGTCTTCAAGAACGACGGCACCGGGACGCGCGGCAACCTGGAGGCGGTGGTGCGCGCCATCCTGGAGGACACGGAGGCGCGCGGCGCCCAGCCGCCCCTGGCGCTGCGGCCCGGCTACGGACATCTGCGCTCGCCCGCGCTGTTCGTCACCCAGGTGGTCCGCTGGTTGGACCCCACGCTGGACACGGCCACCAAGGACCCGGGGCTGAAGCTCAGCACCTGGAGCAGGTCGATGAACCAGTGGGTGCCACGCGCGCCCTCCGTGTTCAGCTACTACCCGCCCAACGCGCCGCTGCCGGGCGCGGACGGCCTCGTGGGGCCGGAGTTCGCCATCCTGGACACGGCCACCATCACGGCCCGCGCCAACTTCCTCCACGAGTTCCTCTACTCCGGCGCCGCCACCAACGCGGGCATCACCGTGGACTACGACCTCCTGCCGTCCACCAACACGGACCTGGTCGCGTACCTGGGCCGCTACTGGCTGCACGGCACGATGGCGCCGGAGCTGGAGCAGAAGCTGCTGACGGCCATGGGTGACAGCCGGGCGAACTCGCTCATCCGCAAGAAGAAGCTGGCGCTCTACCTGACGTTCCTCTCCCCCTCCTTCCAGATCCAGCGGTGA